Proteins from a genomic interval of Streptococcus sp. D7B5:
- a CDS encoding UPF0223 family protein → MNKQYSYPLDLSWSTEELASVLSFFNDVEAAYEDKVEAKKLLDSYKEFKSVVPSKSEEKRLGREFETASGYSFYHAVQLAKEKREGKISLGN, encoded by the coding sequence ATGAACAAACAGTATAGTTACCCACTAGATTTGTCGTGGAGCACTGAAGAACTTGCTTCAGTGCTTTCTTTTTTTAATGATGTTGAAGCTGCTTATGAAGATAAGGTAGAAGCAAAAAAACTGTTAGATTCCTATAAGGAATTTAAGTCTGTTGTCCCGAGCAAAAGTGAAGAAAAGCGCCTAGGTCGCGAATTTGAGACGGCTAGCGGTTATTCCTTCTATCATGCAGTTCAATTAGCAAAAGAAAAAAGAGAAGGGAAGATTTCTCTTGGAAACTAA